The following proteins are co-located in the Marinomonas profundi genome:
- a CDS encoding SpoIIE family protein phosphatase, translating to MEQPQPLTILIADDNPVDRLLLASILRQFGHKVILAVDGRDAVEKFDAKTVQLVCLGITMPHKNGWEVAEDIQCITGDLFIPIIFLSGVVDAVALSNCLRVGGADFISKPYNTALITTKLNTIVRLLVMRRTLEEQRDAMALYNQQLLNEQDVAKVVYENITHSNCLNDSALSTFHYGTHTFNGDVILAAYKPNGGMHLLLGDFTGHGLSAAIGALPLADIFFDWTKKGFLMRQIIPEINARLKGILPTNMFCSAAFIDIKVNDKSIEIWNGGLPDLLFFSQQSDRPIRFASKNLPLGILSPELFECRIDPVSFSSGDRIMAFSDGVYEALDGAGTMFCDSVLPPLYKGEIRAEESVDWLMAQLQQEDVLDNPHDDISCLSVRLDPAIGIDSSRHLVSKAHHEAPADFSFDYVLHADSLRNTDPLPYVLQILTTVPGLSRFSSQIFMILSELYSNALEHGVLKLSSAKKDSSDGFSSYYEERERTLANLTEGFVKISVKVTSDRQHRLLVLYVEDSGVGFDFHRASYDTSNTELLYNRGLGLLHRLCSKLEFSKGGRAVSAHYCWQVGEES from the coding sequence ATGGAGCAACCTCAACCTTTAACTATCTTGATTGCAGACGATAATCCTGTTGATCGTCTGTTATTGGCAAGCATTTTAAGGCAGTTTGGTCACAAGGTGATCTTGGCTGTAGATGGCCGGGATGCGGTTGAAAAATTTGACGCCAAAACCGTTCAATTAGTGTGCTTGGGGATTACCATGCCACATAAAAATGGTTGGGAAGTGGCCGAAGATATTCAATGTATTACGGGGGATTTGTTTATCCCTATTATCTTTTTGTCAGGGGTTGTGGATGCGGTTGCCTTATCTAATTGTTTGCGCGTTGGCGGCGCTGATTTTATTTCTAAACCCTATAATACGGCGTTGATAACCACGAAATTAAACACTATCGTGCGTCTTTTAGTGATGCGAAGAACGCTCGAAGAGCAGCGCGATGCGATGGCTTTGTACAACCAGCAGTTGCTTAATGAGCAGGATGTTGCCAAAGTCGTTTATGAAAACATAACCCATTCTAATTGCCTCAACGATTCAGCCTTATCAACGTTTCATTATGGAACACATACATTTAATGGTGACGTTATCTTGGCGGCCTATAAGCCAAATGGTGGAATGCACCTTTTGCTAGGGGATTTTACGGGACATGGCCTTTCGGCTGCCATTGGTGCGCTGCCACTGGCGGATATCTTTTTTGATTGGACCAAAAAAGGCTTTTTGATGCGTCAAATTATTCCTGAGATCAACGCGCGTCTGAAAGGGATTTTGCCGACGAACATGTTTTGCAGTGCGGCTTTTATTGATATTAAAGTCAATGATAAAAGCATCGAAATTTGGAATGGCGGTTTGCCAGATTTATTGTTTTTTTCCCAGCAATCAGACCGACCCATCAGGTTTGCATCAAAAAATCTACCCTTGGGGATTTTGTCGCCTGAGTTGTTTGAGTGTCGGATTGACCCTGTTTCCTTCTCTTCCGGTGATCGGATAATGGCATTTTCTGACGGGGTTTATGAAGCATTAGACGGGGCTGGGACTATGTTTTGCGACTCTGTATTACCGCCTCTTTATAAGGGAGAAATCCGTGCCGAGGAGTCGGTTGACTGGTTGATGGCGCAGCTTCAACAAGAAGATGTGTTGGATAATCCGCATGATGATATTTCTTGTTTAAGTGTTCGGCTTGATCCCGCTATCGGTATTGATTCTTCTCGGCATCTGGTGTCAAAAGCTCACCATGAGGCACCGGCCGATTTTTCTTTTGACTATGTGTTGCATGCAGACTCGTTACGCAATACAGACCCTTTGCCTTATGTGTTGCAAATTTTGACGACTGTGCCGGGATTAAGTCGTTTTTCCAGTCAAATTTTTATGATTTTATCGGAACTTTATTCAAATGCGCTTGAGCATGGCGTCTTAAAACTAAGCTCTGCAAAGAAGGATTCGAGTGATGGTTTTTCATCTTATTATGAGGAACGTGAGCGTACGCTGGCTAATTTAACGGAAGGGTTCGTGAAAATTTCGGTCAAGGTGACGTCTGATCGCCAGCACAGATTGTTGGTGTTGTATGTTGAAGACAGTGGGGTAGGGTTTGATTTTCATCGTGCTAGCTATGACACATCCAATACGGAGTTGCTTTATAACCGAGGCTTGGGGTTATTGCATCGGCTGTGTTCTAAATTAGAGTTTTCTAAAGGCGGACGAGCGGTGAGCGCGCATTATTGTTGGCAAGTTGGAGAAGAAAGTTAG
- a CDS encoding STAS domain-containing protein translates to MVERFFDKQARCLTISVKGRFDYNCHKIFKDAFSAFDATICYVIDFVEVTYLDSSALGMLLLLRDHAGGERADIRLINVNGAVMDTLKAANFHRLFSITE, encoded by the coding sequence GTGGTTGAACGGTTTTTTGATAAACAAGCAAGATGTTTGACAATCTCCGTCAAAGGGCGCTTTGACTACAATTGCCATAAAATCTTTAAAGACGCTTTTAGCGCTTTTGATGCCACAATTTGTTATGTGATTGACTTTGTAGAAGTGACTTACCTAGACAGCTCTGCGCTTGGGATGCTGCTGTTGCTTAGAGATCATGCGGGAGGGGAAAGAGCCGATATTCGTTTGATTAATGTAAACGGTGCGGTGATGGATACACTTAAAGCCGCCAATTTCCATCGGCTTTTTTCGATAACTGAGTAG
- the fliJ gene encoding flagellar export protein FliJ, producing MKKSHRMQILVDLARRKEDAAAQQLARDKAKVMHDEQKLNELREYAGQYESERNLLGLSAYLTTNYQHFVNRVQQAIVQQEAAVGRAEQQADMSMRRWSQARSKTKSMDWLKEKNHKAELAVEERQEQRQSDEFAMRRFLDSMR from the coding sequence ATGAAAAAATCACATCGAATGCAGATTTTGGTCGACCTTGCTCGGCGCAAAGAAGACGCTGCGGCACAGCAGCTTGCTCGCGATAAAGCAAAAGTCATGCATGATGAGCAAAAGTTAAACGAGTTGCGAGAATACGCTGGACAATATGAGTCTGAGCGCAACCTTCTAGGGCTAAGTGCCTACTTGACCACCAACTATCAGCATTTTGTCAACCGAGTGCAACAGGCGATCGTTCAGCAAGAAGCGGCGGTTGGACGGGCTGAGCAGCAAGCGGACATGAGTATGCGACGCTGGTCGCAGGCTCGATCAAAAACAAAAAGCATGGACTGGCTAAAAGAAAAAAATCATAAAGCGGAATTGGCTGTTGAGGAAAGACAAGAGCAACGTCAAAGCGATGAGTTCGCGATGCGCCGTTTTTTGGACTCGATGCGATAA
- the fliI gene encoding flagellar protein export ATPase FliI, producing MSTLEERLSKLDHVSVVALPPQIEGKVTRMVGLTMEAVGCVVALGDRCSVQVRKDRWVESEVVGFTGDLTYLMPTEAIEGISPGARVRPLLGDSEMPVGDELLGRVVNGLGKPLDGKGPIKARDSVTLHGKVINPLQRKPIHEPLDVGIKAINSLLTVGKGQRLGLFAGSGVGKSMLLGMMTKFTEADITVVGLIGERGREVKEFIDQILGEEGLSRSVVVASPADDSALMRLRAAMLATRIAEYYRDQGKNVLLLMDSLTRYAQAQREIALSVGEPPATKGYPPSVFSKLPQLVERAGNGCEGSGSVTAFYTVLTEGDDQQDPIADASRAILDGHIVLSRRLAEEGHYPAIDIEASISRAMPHIVSEDHLYGAMRVKQLYSKFQQNQDLISVGAYAKGSDPDLDQAIIQMPEIRSFLQQSLTESFTIDQSLQALVTAMTKGQ from the coding sequence GTGTCCACACTTGAAGAACGCTTAAGCAAACTCGATCATGTTTCTGTTGTCGCATTGCCGCCTCAGATTGAGGGCAAAGTCACTCGTATGGTGGGTTTGACTATGGAGGCGGTCGGTTGTGTGGTGGCGTTGGGGGATCGTTGTTCGGTTCAGGTTCGTAAGGATCGCTGGGTCGAGTCTGAAGTGGTGGGCTTTACCGGAGATTTAACCTACCTGATGCCAACAGAAGCCATTGAAGGTATCTCTCCTGGCGCGCGTGTTCGCCCTCTGTTGGGGGACAGTGAAATGCCCGTTGGCGATGAGTTACTAGGTCGAGTGGTAAATGGCCTTGGTAAACCGTTGGATGGAAAAGGGCCGATTAAGGCGCGAGACTCGGTAACGCTACATGGTAAGGTGATAAACCCGTTGCAGCGTAAACCGATTCACGAGCCGTTGGATGTTGGCATTAAAGCCATCAATAGCTTGCTAACCGTCGGTAAAGGTCAGCGTTTAGGGTTGTTTGCTGGCAGCGGTGTAGGCAAAAGTATGTTGCTCGGCATGATGACAAAATTCACCGAGGCGGACATTACTGTTGTCGGTTTGATTGGTGAGCGTGGCCGAGAAGTAAAAGAGTTTATTGATCAGATTCTGGGGGAAGAAGGTCTTTCTCGTTCGGTGGTGGTGGCGTCTCCTGCGGATGATTCCGCATTAATGCGCTTGCGTGCGGCCATGCTGGCGACGCGTATCGCCGAGTATTATCGAGATCAAGGTAAAAATGTGTTGTTACTGATGGATTCTCTGACTCGTTATGCTCAAGCTCAACGAGAAATTGCGTTATCGGTTGGTGAGCCACCCGCTACAAAAGGTTATCCGCCTTCTGTTTTTTCTAAACTTCCCCAATTGGTTGAACGTGCAGGCAATGGCTGTGAAGGCAGTGGCTCGGTCACCGCATTTTATACGGTTTTGACGGAAGGGGATGATCAGCAAGATCCGATTGCTGATGCGTCGCGAGCGATTCTTGATGGCCATATTGTGTTGTCTCGACGTCTGGCGGAGGAAGGTCATTATCCTGCGATTGATATTGAAGCGTCTATTTCGCGAGCCATGCCACATATTGTGAGTGAAGACCATTTGTATGGCGCGATGAGGGTGAAGCAGCTCTATTCTAAATTCCAACAAAATCAAGATCTGATTTCGGTAGGGGCGTATGCCAAAGGCAGTGATCCAGATTTGGATCAAGCGATTATACAAATGCCTGAAATTCGCAGTTTCCTACAGCAGTCGCTAACAGAAAGCTTCACTATTGATCAGAGTTTGCAGGCGCTTGTTACGGCAATGACAAAAGGTCAGTAG
- a CDS encoding FliH/SctL family protein: MSDKQEKSERKLTAYERWELPHLENNKPSNHSGPAILIQKDTMVTTEEVDQDSLVYEPLTASQLEEIRSAAYEEGFIQGEEEGHKKGHDDGFSKGEVDGFEKGHGEGRAIGIEEGLTQARAEAQIKLEALETLFANMVKEITQPLEDSRSAVENILYQSMNRMIENVCLSKMHEDGHKILKEQLSKVFDCIGEYEGRVRLRLHPDDVSILEELGVKDRLTLQLEMDDTLISGGFVIDSKSFHIDGRVEQRLTMIFEELSQLSLPEQD; this comes from the coding sequence ATGTCAGATAAACAGGAAAAGAGCGAGCGTAAGTTAACCGCTTACGAGCGCTGGGAGCTTCCCCACCTAGAGAATAATAAGCCAAGTAACCACTCGGGTCCTGCGATACTTATCCAGAAAGACACCATGGTGACCACAGAAGAAGTGGATCAAGACTCCTTGGTGTATGAGCCTTTGACCGCTTCCCAGTTAGAAGAAATCCGTAGCGCTGCGTATGAAGAAGGGTTTATTCAAGGAGAAGAAGAAGGGCACAAAAAAGGTCATGATGATGGTTTTTCCAAGGGTGAAGTCGACGGCTTCGAGAAAGGGCATGGAGAAGGGCGCGCGATAGGCATTGAAGAAGGCTTGACGCAAGCAAGGGCCGAGGCTCAGATTAAGCTGGAAGCGCTGGAAACGTTATTCGCGAACATGGTGAAAGAGATCACTCAACCATTAGAAGACAGTCGCTCTGCGGTCGAAAATATTCTCTATCAATCGATGAATCGAATGATAGAGAATGTGTGTTTATCTAAGATGCATGAAGATGGTCATAAAATTCTTAAAGAACAATTGTCTAAGGTGTTTGATTGCATAGGTGAGTATGAAGGTCGAGTACGATTGCGCCTTCACCCCGATGACGTGTCTATTTTAGAGGAGCTGGGGGTTAAAGATCGATTGACTCTACAGTTAGAAATGGACGATACCTTGATCAGTGGGGGCTTTGTTATTGACTCTAAATCTTTTCATATCGATGGGCGTGTTGAGCAGCGTTTAACGATGATCTTTGAAGAGCTTAGTCAACTTTCTCTTCCTGAACAGGATTAG
- the fliG gene encoding flagellar motor switch protein FliG, which produces MSDIGQGAELSSVQKAAVLLMSLGESDAAQILKHMGPKEVQRIGQTMAQLANIQRHQVEKVLDDFLVLVGDQTGLGLGADGYIRNMLREALGEEKAGSLIDRILLGGNTTGLDTLKWMESRAVADVIRYEHPQIQAIVISYLDPDQAADILANFDERVRLDIVLRVAALETVQPAALQELNNILERQFSGNNATQSTTIGGVRTAANIMNFIDSSVESELMESIRDVDEDLANTIQDLMFVFDNLLEVDDRGIQVILREVESETLILALKGADLDMQDKIFKNMSSRAADMLKDDLEAKGPVRVSEVEIAQKEILAVARRLADNGEIVLGGSGEQMV; this is translated from the coding sequence ATGAGTGATATAGGCCAAGGTGCAGAGTTGAGTTCAGTGCAAAAAGCCGCCGTGCTTCTTATGTCACTGGGGGAATCCGATGCTGCGCAAATACTGAAACATATGGGGCCAAAAGAGGTTCAGCGTATTGGTCAAACCATGGCGCAACTGGCGAATATTCAACGTCATCAAGTTGAAAAAGTATTGGATGACTTTTTGGTGCTGGTGGGCGATCAAACCGGTTTAGGGTTGGGCGCCGATGGTTATATTCGTAACATGCTTAGAGAAGCGCTTGGTGAAGAAAAAGCGGGCAGCTTGATTGATCGTATTTTGCTGGGCGGAAACACGACAGGATTGGACACACTCAAATGGATGGAGTCGCGTGCGGTTGCGGACGTCATTCGTTATGAGCACCCGCAGATACAGGCGATTGTTATTTCCTATCTAGACCCTGATCAAGCGGCGGACATTCTTGCGAATTTTGATGAGCGAGTTCGGTTGGATATTGTGTTGCGTGTGGCGGCGCTAGAAACGGTTCAGCCTGCGGCATTGCAAGAATTGAATAATATATTGGAGCGCCAGTTCTCTGGCAATAACGCAACTCAGTCAACCACCATTGGTGGTGTGCGTACGGCTGCGAATATTATGAACTTTATCGACAGCTCGGTGGAGTCTGAGTTGATGGAGTCGATTCGTGATGTGGACGAAGATTTGGCAAATACTATCCAAGATTTGATGTTTGTTTTTGATAATTTATTGGAAGTAGACGATAGAGGCATTCAAGTTATTCTTCGTGAGGTTGAGTCTGAGACCTTAATTCTAGCCTTGAAAGGCGCGGACCTTGATATGCAAGATAAAATCTTTAAAAATATGTCGTCTCGTGCGGCTGATATGCTTAAAGATGATTTGGAAGCAAAAGGTCCTGTTCGGGTTAGTGAAGTGGAAATTGCACAGAAAGAAATACTGGCAGTCGCCAGACGCCTTGCCGATAACGGGGAAATCGTCCTCGGTGGCAGTGGTGAGCAGATGGTTTAG
- the fliF gene encoding flagellar basal-body MS-ring/collar protein FliF, which produces MDNVPAEQSEQKLYLELVTGFNKLTVIRQLALMVGLAASIAIGLAAVLWSNGPDYKPVLSSITDYNADQIVEILSVNNIPFKLDQNTGALLVESDFYHQARLKLAGSGLVSDNIVGMEIMDQEQGLGTSQFVETTRYRRGLEGELSRTISSLQSVKSARVHLAIPKESVFVRDTRKPSASVFLEIYPGRRLDQSQVEAIVNLVASSISQLSDKAVTVIDQRGTLLTEKDTDSELSVAGKQFDYARKVEEVLQQRVNNILGPVIGQGRFKAEVSADVDFTAVEKTAEQYNPDLLALRSEQTLRESRNAGANNGGIPGALTNQPPGAVTIPEAVDENGAPIGGNSNRANGQSREETMRNFELDRSISYTKRQQGMVRRLSVAVVVDDLISLNPETSAVVRTPWSDDELGRLTLLVRDAVGYDPTRGDSVSVINSPFALPDPEEPMVELPFYQQTWFLNLLQPTLVGIFVLILLLVVVRPILKALSDQNKIAVTEDTEAAIFSDETDEISDDQVSLVSAEDILVPGSPEKIDRQLNAIRGLIAEEPERVAQVVKQWVMEK; this is translated from the coding sequence ATGGATAATGTCCCTGCAGAACAATCGGAGCAAAAGCTCTATCTTGAGTTAGTCACTGGCTTTAATAAATTGACGGTAATACGTCAGCTTGCCTTAATGGTGGGGTTGGCCGCTTCTATAGCCATTGGTTTAGCCGCTGTGTTATGGAGTAATGGACCGGATTACAAACCTGTTTTAAGCAGCATCACCGATTACAATGCTGATCAAATTGTTGAAATCCTCAGTGTAAATAACATTCCCTTCAAGTTAGATCAAAATACTGGCGCCTTGCTGGTCGAGTCCGACTTCTATCATCAGGCACGTCTTAAATTAGCTGGCTCAGGCCTTGTTTCTGACAATATTGTTGGCATGGAAATAATGGACCAAGAGCAAGGGCTTGGCACTTCTCAGTTTGTCGAAACAACACGTTATCGGCGAGGCCTTGAGGGGGAGTTGAGCCGAACCATTTCCAGTCTACAAAGTGTTAAAAGTGCCAGGGTGCATTTGGCCATTCCCAAAGAGTCAGTGTTTGTTCGAGACACGCGTAAACCTTCAGCATCCGTGTTTTTGGAAATTTATCCGGGGCGGCGCTTGGATCAAAGTCAGGTTGAAGCGATTGTGAATTTGGTGGCCTCTAGTATTTCTCAATTGAGCGATAAAGCTGTTACCGTGATCGATCAACGTGGCACATTATTGACAGAGAAAGACACAGATTCTGAATTGTCAGTTGCGGGTAAACAGTTTGATTATGCTCGAAAAGTCGAGGAGGTCTTGCAGCAACGAGTAAACAATATTCTGGGTCCTGTTATTGGGCAAGGTCGCTTTAAAGCAGAGGTCTCTGCCGATGTGGATTTTACCGCGGTAGAAAAAACCGCTGAGCAATACAATCCAGATTTATTAGCGTTACGTAGTGAGCAAACATTAAGAGAAAGTCGTAATGCTGGAGCAAACAATGGCGGTATCCCCGGCGCCTTGACGAACCAGCCGCCCGGTGCGGTCACGATACCAGAAGCGGTAGATGAAAACGGTGCGCCGATAGGCGGGAATTCGAATCGTGCAAATGGGCAGTCACGTGAAGAAACCATGCGTAATTTTGAATTAGATCGTAGCATCAGTTACACCAAGCGTCAGCAGGGTATGGTGAGGCGATTGTCTGTGGCTGTGGTAGTGGATGATTTGATCAGCCTTAACCCAGAAACATCCGCTGTTGTGCGAACGCCGTGGAGTGACGATGAATTAGGGCGTTTAACACTGTTAGTACGAGACGCTGTGGGCTACGACCCAACGCGTGGCGACAGTGTTAGCGTGATCAATTCGCCTTTTGCGTTGCCTGATCCAGAAGAGCCGATGGTCGAGCTGCCCTTTTATCAGCAAACATGGTTTTTAAACCTGTTGCAGCCAACATTGGTCGGTATTTTTGTTCTGATTCTACTGCTGGTTGTGGTCCGTCCGATTTTGAAAGCACTTAGCGATCAGAATAAAATTGCGGTTACTGAGGATACTGAAGCTGCGATTTTCTCTGATGAAACGGATGAGATTTCGGATGATCAAGTGTCGCTTGTGAGTGCCGAAGATATATTGGTGCCCGGTTCCCCTGAAAAAATTGACCGTCAATTGAATGCAATTCGCGGTTTGATTGCTGAGGAGCCTGAGCGTGTTGCTCAAGTCGTGAAACAATGGGTAATGGAAAAGTAA
- the fliE gene encoding flagellar hook-basal body complex protein FliE, whose amino-acid sequence MISGRPDINQVLSQMRDMRSQVQAPSSPMPSVTKVGGESESGQTVERADFAEMLKNAVNNVNTLQKDATQLAQSYERGDEGVDLPQVMIGLQKSSVSFEAMTQVRNKLVDAYEKIMNMPI is encoded by the coding sequence ATGATTTCTGGTCGACCAGACATTAATCAAGTGTTGTCCCAAATGAGGGATATGCGGTCGCAGGTTCAGGCGCCGAGTTCGCCTATGCCTAGTGTTACCAAGGTGGGAGGAGAAAGTGAGAGTGGTCAAACGGTTGAGCGTGCAGATTTTGCTGAAATGTTGAAAAATGCTGTCAATAATGTGAACACCTTACAAAAAGATGCAACGCAATTAGCCCAATCTTACGAGCGCGGTGACGAAGGGGTGGATTTACCCCAAGTTATGATTGGTCTGCAAAAATCGAGTGTATCATTTGAAGCAATGACACAGGTGCGTAATAAACTTGTAGACGCGTATGAAAAAATTATGAATATGCCGATTTAG
- a CDS encoding sigma-54-dependent transcriptional regulator, with the protein MSDVKLLIVEDDKGLAEALEDTLMLASYQCKVVYSAEEAVITLKHGQFDMVVSDVNLPGMDGYGLLHHVVDTYPELPIMLMTAYGDIAHAVEAMRDGAVDYLLKPFQEEELLNAIAKHTVKVASSSNAQPIAKDPASIALLDLAKRVAVTDSTVLICGESGTGKEVLAHYIHQHSNRPNAPFVAINCAAIPENMLEAILFGYEKGAYTGAVSSQAGKFEQANGGTLLLDEITEMDVGLQAKLLRVLQEQEVERLGGKKSIPLDVRIIATTNRDLADYVRGGGFREDLYYRLNVFPLRWQPIRERKGDILPIALHLLAKHAAKMRITGAVLKPSAQSKLESHPWPGNVRELDNVIQRALILSPNAQINEDHIAFDMMSVAPSMTVFDEEEDSAASILGKGVQQHEFRIIAQALVDANGKRKVVADTLGISPRTLRYKIAKMRESGIDVD; encoded by the coding sequence ATGTCTGACGTTAAGTTATTGATTGTAGAAGATGATAAAGGCCTTGCTGAAGCGCTGGAAGACACGCTTATGTTGGCAAGCTATCAGTGTAAAGTGGTTTACAGTGCAGAGGAGGCGGTCATCACGTTAAAGCATGGTCAATTTGACATGGTGGTGTCCGATGTGAATTTACCCGGTATGGATGGCTATGGTTTGCTGCATCATGTGGTCGACACGTATCCTGAGTTGCCTATTATGTTAATGACTGCTTATGGTGACATTGCCCATGCTGTCGAGGCGATGCGTGACGGTGCGGTGGATTATTTGCTAAAGCCTTTTCAGGAAGAAGAGCTATTAAACGCCATTGCCAAGCACACGGTTAAGGTCGCGTCCTCCTCAAATGCCCAACCTATTGCAAAAGACCCTGCTAGTATTGCTTTGTTAGATTTGGCAAAACGCGTGGCGGTTACGGACTCTACTGTGCTGATTTGCGGGGAAAGTGGAACCGGCAAAGAAGTGCTTGCCCACTATATTCATCAACATTCTAATCGACCCAATGCGCCTTTTGTTGCGATTAACTGCGCTGCTATTCCTGAGAATATGCTGGAAGCGATTTTGTTTGGTTACGAAAAAGGCGCTTATACCGGTGCGGTGTCTTCTCAGGCGGGTAAGTTTGAGCAAGCTAATGGCGGCACCTTGTTGCTGGATGAAATCACTGAAATGGATGTTGGGCTGCAAGCTAAACTATTGCGGGTGTTACAAGAGCAGGAGGTTGAGCGCCTTGGCGGTAAAAAGTCCATTCCTTTGGATGTTAGAATCATTGCGACCACGAACCGTGATTTAGCGGATTATGTGCGAGGCGGTGGTTTTAGAGAGGATTTGTACTATCGTTTGAATGTGTTTCCGTTACGTTGGCAGCCGATTCGGGAGCGTAAAGGGGATATTTTGCCCATTGCACTACATTTGTTGGCCAAGCACGCCGCAAAAATGCGTATTACTGGCGCTGTATTAAAACCCTCGGCACAGAGTAAGCTGGAATCGCATCCTTGGCCTGGTAATGTTCGTGAATTGGATAATGTTATTCAGCGGGCGTTGATTTTGAGCCCAAATGCGCAGATTAACGAGGACCATATTGCTTTTGATATGATGAGTGTCGCGCCGAGTATGACGGTGTTTGACGAAGAGGAAGACAGTGCCGCTTCCATTTTAGGTAAGGGCGTGCAGCAGCATGAATTCCGCATTATTGCGCAAGCCTTGGTCGACGCCAACGGCAAACGTAAAGTGGTTGCAGACACATTGGGTATTAGCCCTAGGACGCTGCGGTATAAAATCGCTAAAATGCGTGAAAGTGGCATAGACGTTGATTGA
- a CDS encoding sensor histidine kinase: MTKDEEIAELKTAFKAFSESSDVLAKSYLDLQQEVVRLYDQLEKSEQDKRQEQDKNRVLVLQFQQLFESMPVGVLLLNEEGLVVMANPVADHLFNLPLVGQSWGAIVPLSFRPQKDDGHDVSMVSGRRVRVETASLGNVPGQLVILVDLTEAYVLQKKLTHHERLSNMGKMVAALAHQIRTPLSSATLYAGHLQKPDLAPVMRQTFANKLVDRLANIEKQIRDMLIFSRSEIKLDETVAIDDFINELIHHCEEICEQKNMRLETEGEDFLAADCIQCNKETLLGALLNLLNNAIDAQSAGDLVRLHWKHHDGYVTLTFKDRGIGMSKAHLEHVQEGFVTTKQHGTGLGLMVVKAIARAHYGQFEIDSIEGAGTTASLTLPLVRV, from the coding sequence GTGACAAAAGATGAAGAAATAGCGGAATTAAAAACCGCGTTCAAAGCGTTTTCCGAATCGTCTGATGTGTTGGCAAAGTCTTATTTAGATCTTCAGCAAGAGGTGGTTCGATTATACGATCAACTGGAAAAATCAGAGCAGGATAAGCGTCAAGAGCAAGATAAAAACCGTGTCTTGGTGTTGCAGTTTCAGCAGCTTTTTGAATCTATGCCAGTTGGCGTTTTGTTATTAAATGAAGAAGGGCTGGTGGTTATGGCCAACCCCGTTGCTGATCATCTGTTTAATTTGCCTTTGGTGGGTCAGTCTTGGGGGGCGATTGTACCATTGAGTTTTCGGCCCCAAAAAGACGATGGTCATGATGTTAGCATGGTAAGTGGGCGTCGTGTTCGAGTGGAAACCGCGTCGTTGGGCAATGTGCCAGGGCAATTGGTTATTCTGGTTGATTTGACCGAAGCGTATGTATTGCAGAAAAAACTCACTCACCATGAGCGACTGTCTAATATGGGAAAAATGGTCGCGGCCTTGGCTCACCAAATTAGAACGCCTCTGTCTTCGGCAACGCTCTATGCAGGGCACCTACAAAAGCCTGATCTTGCGCCTGTCATGCGTCAAACTTTTGCCAATAAACTGGTGGATAGATTGGCGAATATTGAAAAGCAAATTCGTGATATGTTGATCTTTTCTCGCAGCGAAATAAAGCTGGATGAAACGGTGGCGATTGATGACTTTATCAATGAGTTGATCCATCACTGCGAGGAGATTTGTGAGCAAAAAAATATGCGCCTTGAGACGGAAGGCGAGGACTTTTTGGCTGCAGATTGTATTCAGTGTAATAAAGAAACATTATTGGGCGCGTTACTCAATTTATTAAACAACGCTATTGATGCGCAATCAGCAGGAGATTTGGTTCGATTGCATTGGAAGCACCATGATGGTTATGTGACATTGACCTTTAAAGATCGTGGTATTGGCATGTCCAAAGCGCATTTAGAACACGTGCAAGAAGGCTTTGTTACGACCAAACAACATGGTACTGGGTTAGGCCTGATGGTTGTCAAAGCCATTGCGAGGGCTCATTATGGGCAATTTGAAATAGACAGTATAGAGGGCGCTGGCACGACTGCCAGTTTGACACTTCCTCTTGTAAGGGTATGA
- a CDS encoding helix-turn-helix domain-containing protein codes for MKAWLCGLDDEEMSSVSSILTFIGIDHSASLTAFHLPDFVVLGKAIRSFELDEMVPVISLSQSMGIDGDYTVWFCPLPWRSQALSSVLKEIKQLHTFPQASGVNLNLHVRHLEALLIRQALVSTQGVVSKAAQNLQIQRTTLIEKMRRYNIDKSEF; via the coding sequence GTGAAGGCTTGGTTGTGTGGTTTAGACGATGAGGAAATGTCGAGCGTTTCCAGTATCTTGACTTTTATAGGGATAGATCACAGTGCGTCATTGACCGCGTTTCATTTGCCTGACTTTGTGGTGTTGGGAAAGGCAATAAGGTCATTTGAATTGGATGAAATGGTACCAGTCATTTCATTGAGTCAATCCATGGGCATTGATGGGGATTATACGGTCTGGTTTTGCCCTTTGCCTTGGCGCTCACAAGCATTGTCGTCGGTATTGAAAGAAATCAAACAATTGCATACTTTTCCTCAGGCATCTGGGGTGAATTTAAATTTGCATGTTCGGCATCTAGAGGCATTACTTATTCGTCAAGCCTTGGTGTCTACCCAAGGTGTGGTGTCGAAGGCCGCGCAAAATCTACAAATACAACGTACTACGCTGATCGAAAAAATGCGTCGCTATAATATTGATAAATCGGAGTTTTAG